In Paraburkholderia youngii, the genomic stretch CTTATCAACTCGCGCATGCGCGCATTGCTCCAGCCATCGGAGTCGAAGCCATAGTCCCGCGGCGAGGCCCTCAGCGCCTCGGCCAACCAGTCCAGATCCGCCACCGCGAGCGCGGAATGGCGGCCGCCGACGCTCATGTTTCTGAGCGCGTCGAGCCCACCTTGCTCCAACAGCTTGCGATATCGTTCGACGGTGGTCTTTGCCATTCCCATCTGTTTCGCGACCTCGGCCGCAGCGATGCCGTCGAGCAGTTTCTTGCCCGCCGTGAGACGCCGTGCGACGGTCGGTAAATCGTCATTCGGTCGATGCATTGGAGAACTCCGCCGTTGGGTCGCTGACCGGACTGCAATCGGTTGCTGGTGTAGACAGAGAAGAGGGCACGCCACTTACAGATAATCGAAAAATCGCCCGCTGTGTCTAAAAGAATAAAAAATCAATCGCGTCATTCCTCTGATAGAAAACGACGTAATCCTCGGCTAAGACGTTCGCACTGTGTTTTTCTTTCTTCACGTAAAGATCTTCCTTGCGATTGAATTTCACGTTTGCTAACCTGATTGAACTGATTTAAACAAAAGATCAATCCGGCCTGCCTCGCGCGGCTAGCGCCAATACCTCCAAGCCGCATAGAGCTTGACGTTTAGGGCTTGTCAGTGCGCGCGGCATGCCGGAAGACTGAATCGTTTGAATGCGTGGATTTCTGTTTTGCGAATGCAATTCGAATGCATTTTTCGATGCAGGCTGGTGTTCGCTGGAAATCTGCGAAAAATGGGTTCTGAAGATTGAAAACCGTTTCGCGGCGCTTTTCCAGGCGGATTATAGGGAAACGGGACATTCGCGCAGAGTGTGTCGCTGTGAATCCCGACTCCAGTAACCGTCTGCTTAATTTGACTGCGTCGCTCAATACCCGGAAATACTTTTTCGCCGGGCACTTTTTGACTCAATACGCATAAATCGATCAAAGGGGACAGCGTTTGCGTCGGTGCCATCGGGCATCAGCCAGCAGGCGGTAAGGAGAATGACATGAACACGGATAGGACCCGCGATATCGCCGCGATGCTATTGCGTGCCGCCAGGCGCAAGAGACTCGTGTCTTATCAGGAACTGCACGCGCTTTTCGGTCGCGACGAACCGTTGCAAAGCCGTTATCGCGCGTTGGCCGACGCGGCGCGCTCGCTGAGCGATTGCGCGTCGCTCGACTACGGCTGCCTGATGAGCCTCGATAACGGCCTGCCGGGTGATGACTTCTTTAATCGTTTCAGGCACGACAGGCCGCATGAATACGAAAAGGTGATGGGCTTCGGATCGGCGGGACGCTCGACGACCAAGAAACGACTGATTGCGGATGCCGAGCGTCTGCGGGTGTTCGAACATGCATCGCAGACCGAGGCAAATGGGAACGCGGCGAACGCGTTGTGTCCGTACGCCGCGTCGAAATGCACGTAGCGCATGCGCAGTCTCCGAGCGCGACGAGACGCTCGCGGGTCGAGAGAATATGCGAAACGTCTCTGAGCCACGATGCAATAGACAACGATTAAAAATCCGCTTGAGCGGCGACAGCGGTATTCGCGTTAGCTTGAAAGCTTATTCTCGTGGTGCACCAAGAAGGATTTAACGATTGTCTAATTTCGGCTGGTGTGCATGAAATCTCCCGGTCCGCGTGGAGGATGGTAAGTCGTGAAGGATCTGATTGAGCGCGCGGTAAGGTTGACATCAAATTGTCGAGGCAGTTTTGTTGACGATTACTGAACCGTCCAGCATCCGGGTGTCGATTGCGGTATGAAGGAAACGCGCGCTTTGGATGCATCGCCATCGGGACGGGGCATCGTCGGTGTCCCAGTGGTGGCCGTCTCCGACGAATATGGCATTTGACATAAGATAAATTATCAACATCAAATCTTGTAATGGCTAAATTCAGATGTCGTGTTTCCGCTAAATACAGATGTCGGGTTTCTGAACACCGGCGCGCATCGTCGTAGTCGCAGCCATTTCCAAATTCTCGTAACGTGATTTAGAAAAGCGGTCAGAGAAATCCGACTTCAGATTTAATGATCGGAATCAATCACCTGAGGGCTTTATGTACGCTTCCGCACATTGTGCGCGGCTAGTAGGGAATATTTTTCATTACGGTTGTAGAGCAAAAAAACGAATGGAAATCTGGGCTATGGACACCCTGACAGACGTGCGTGGGCACACTGAGATTAACGGGATTCGAATCGACCAAAGCGTCGCCTTGAAATCTTTTGATGACGTGATTCCCCAGGAGACGATCGCCGAAATCAACCAGTTCATCGACCATCTGTTTGACACCACCGCACCGCGCTCGCAATCCGGCGCGAAAATCGCCGAGATGCTGCGTCGCGCTCAGGCCTTTCGCGAACTCGAGCAGTCGATCTGCGCGAATGCGCGCGCGATGGCCGCCAAAATCGGGCAAACAAACTTACCGACCGAGCCGTTCCACGTACTGCGCTGCGCGAGCAAGACTTCGCTGGCGGAAAGCCACTGCCGCCATTACGACTCGCACCTGCTGACGCTGCTGGTTCCGCTTCAGCTCGCACCCGACGGCGTTCACAACGGCGATCTCGTGATGTATTGCAAGCCGCGCCTGTCGGTCACGACGCTGACCAACCTGATCTGCAAGATGCGTCATGGCTTCCTGCATAGCCTGCCGCTCAGTTGGCGCAGCTGGCATACCCTGCATGATCTGCGTGTCGGCAACTGCAAGCGCATTCCGGTCAAACCCGGCAGCGTCTACGAATTCAATGGCTTCGCGCTTCAGCATGCGAACCTCGACGTACAGAACGGGCAGCGGCGCACGCTCCTGATTCACTACTACGACCCTGGTCACTCGCTCGGCCTGAGCGGCGTGCTGCGGCGCGGGCGGATCGGCTGAGATTGCACATCGGCCCGCAGCACGCCCGCTGCTGCGCGCGCCAGCCATGCCACTGCCCCGTCGCCCCGACGAAGCAAGCCGATTTCACTTTGCTTTTAATCCGGCATAGACTGAATTCAGACTTTTTCCGTTAGACGCTTTCTTTGCACTTGCCGTGACCGTTGCCGTGCGCGGCGACGGATGTTTTTGTCGTGCTCCGCGAGCCGATGACAGTCTGACCGGTTCGTGCCTAATCAACACTGAAAAAGGGACGACTCATCATGGCCGATACCGGTTACATGGCACGCAAAACCATCGCTGAGATCGTCGCCAGCGCCGACGTCGAAGAAGGCCGCCATCTGTCGAAAACGCTGGGCGCGACGAGTATCACCGCGATGGGCATCGGCGCGATCATCGGCGCCGGCATCTTCGTGCTGACGGGGACCGCCGCCGCGCAGTTCGCGGGCCCGGCCATCACGCTGTCGTTCATCCTGGGCGGCATCGCGTGCGCGTTCGTCGGCCTGTGCTATTCGGAGCTCGCGGCGATGCTGCCCGTGTGCGGCAGCAGCTACACGTACACGTATGCGACGCTCGGCGAAATCTTCGCGTGGATCATCGGCTGGGACCTGATCCTCGAGTACGCGATGGGCGCCGCGACCGTCGCGGTCGGCTGGTCCGGCTATATCGTGAGCCTGTTGCGCAATGTCGGTATCGATATTCCACCTACCCTCGCCGCCGCCCCCGGCACCGTCGTCAAACTGGCCGATGGCTCGACGGTCACCGGCGTGATCAACCTGCCGGCGGTGGTGATCATCGCGATCCTGACCACGTTGCTCGTGTTGGGGACCAAGGAATCGGCGCGCCTGAACAACGTGATGGTCGCGGTCAAGCTGACCGTGGTGGTCGCATTTATCGCGATCGGCCTGTTTTTCATCAAGCCGGAACACTGGCATCCGTTCATTCCTGCCAATACCGGGCAGTTCGGCAGTTTCGGCATGAGCGGCATTCTGCGCGGCTCGGCCGTGGTGTTCTTCGCGTTCATCGGCTTCGATGCGGTGTCCACCGCCGCGCAGGAGGCGCGACAGCCGCAGCGCGATATGCCGATCGGCATTCTCGGCTCGCTGATCATCTGCACGGTGCTGTACATCCTCGTCGCCGCCGTGCTGACCGGCCTCGTTCCCTACACCGAGCTGAACGTTCCCGATCCGATCGCCAAGGGCGTCGACACGATCGGGCTCACGTGGTTCGCGATACTGATCAAAATCGGCGCGTTGACGGGGCTAACCACCGTGATACTCGTGCTGCTCTATGGACAAAGCCGCATCTTCTTCACGATGTCGCAAGACGGTCTGTTGCCGCACTTTTTCGCGAAGGTGCATCTGCGTCTGCACACACCTTATCTGAGCCAGATCCTGATCGGTACGGTCGTCGCGATCGTCTCGGCGCTGACGCCGATCGGCGTGCTCGGCGAGATGGTCAGCATCGGCACGCTATTCGCATTCGTGCTCGTGTGCGGCGCGGTGATCTATCTGCGGCGCAGCGACTCCGAGGCGGCGCGTCCATTCCGGGCGCCCGGCGTACCGGTCGTGCCGGTGCTCGGCATCCTGTTCTGCGTGCTGCTGATGGTCGGCCTGCCGCTCGTCACGTGGCTGCGGCTCGTCGTGTGGCTCGTGATCGGCATGACGATTTATCTGTCGTACGGCCGCAATCATTCGGTGTTGCGCCATCCTGAGCGCAAGCATACGTGACTGTTATTGGGTGACAATTGCATGCCATTAATTAGCGGCGATTGCCGGATGGCAATTGACATGTAATTGACGATTGCCATTCACCCTGCCGGTCTCTTTGGACATGCGCGCTGCGTCTCTGTTCGGCAACCCACGCGGTGTCTCGCTTGCGAGCGGCAAGCCCTCCCCACTCGCGACCACCAAGAATAAATTGACAAGCCACCCAGACACGGTAGGATCAACGGAAATATTTTCCCGCGCATTAACGCGCCCACACTCGTTCCGAATAGTTAATTCGACCGCAAACCGGAAAAACCGTCACCGATCTCACGCGCAAAAAAGACTGCCTTGATCAAAGGAGTTTCTCTTGCCTTGTTCCGCATTCCGCCTGCGTAGTCGTGCCGTGTCGCTGCTGATCACCGGTTTGCCGTTCCTGCTTGCCGCCTGCAACGACCGGTCGCAGACTCCCACCGCCGCGTCGATGCCGCCGCCGGTTCCCGTTCTGGTCGAAACGGTTTCCACCACCCCTGTCGCCGATGTCGTCGAGTTGCCGGGCCGCATCGAGGCCGTGCGCACCGCCGAGATTCGCGCGCGCGTCGATGGCATCGTCGAGCGCACGCTGTATCAGGAAGGCACGGACCTGCCGGCCAACGCCCCGCTCTTCCAGATCGACGCGAGCGACTATCGCGCGCAGTTGCAGCAGGCGCAGGCCGCGCTCACGCGCGCGACCGCCGTGCGAGACAACGCGGCGTCGGTCGTGGAGCGGTTCAAGCCGCTCGTCGGCCGTCATGCGGTCAGCGCGCAGGAATACGACGCCGCGCTCGCGACGATGCAGCAGGCCCAGGCCAATGTCTCCGATGCGCAAGCCGCGGTTGCGCTTGCGCAACTGCGGCTGGATCGCTGCATCATACGCACGCCCATCGCCGGGCGCGCGGGCCGCGCGCTCGTCACCGAAGGCGCGCTCGTCAGCGCGGGCGCGGCCACGCTGCTTACGCAGGTCAATCAGCTGACGCCGATCAACGCGGTGTTCACGCAGTCGAATACCGTGATGCTCGATGTCGAGCAGCAGATCCAGGCGGGCGCGCGCAAGCCGACCAGCATGAAGCACGTCGAGGTGCAACTGATCCTCGCCAACGGCCAGGTCTACAACGAGCGCGGCTTTCTCGACTTCGCCGACCTCGTCATCGATCCATCGACCGGCACGCAGACGGTGCGCGCGCGCTTCGCGAATCCGGACCGCACGCTGTTGCCGGGGCAATTCGTGCGCGGGCGCATCATCGCGGCGGGCACTCTGCAGGGCATCCGTATTCCAGAGCGGGCGGTGCAGCTCGACAACGGCGTTGCGAGCGTCGCGCTGGTCGCCGACGACGGCACCGTGGTCCGCCGCAACATCGATCTCGGCGAACAGGGCGAAGGACGCTGGACCGTGCGCGGTGGTTTGAAGCCCGGCGAGCGCCTGATCGTCGACGGCTGGCAGAAGGTGCAACCGGGTCAGCATGTCGACGCGCGGCCCGCGCCCGATGCTTCGCCAGCGGCGCAGCCGGCCGCGCAGTTGGCCAAGCCCGCCGCCCCCGCTTCCGCCGCGCACTGACGGGCGGCCCGATGAATCGATTCTTCGTCGCCCGGCCGGTTTTCGCGTGGGTCATCGCGCTGTTCATCGTGCTGTTCGGCGCGATCGCGCTCGCGCTGTTGCCGGTCGAGCAGTACCCCGACGTCGCCCCGCCGTCGCTCAGCATCACCGCGGTGTACAGCGGCGCCGACGCGAACACGCTCGAGCGTACCGTCACGTCGATCGTCGAAGACGAGATGAACGGCATCGACAATTTCCTGTACATGTCGTCGGTGAGCCGCTCGAACGGCACGATGCAGATCACCGTGGTGCTGAAGCCCGGCACCGATCTCGACGTCGCGCGCAGCCAGGTGCAGGACCGTCTGAGCCGCGTCGAGCCGCGCCTGCCGCTCGAAGTCCGACAGGTCGGCGTGCGCGTGACGAAGGCGTCATCCGGCTTTCTGATGCTGCTTGCGCTGCAGGCGACCGACAGTTCCACCAGCGCCGTCGCGATGGGCAACTTCGCGTCGAACAACATCGTCAATGAGCTGCGCCGGATCGACGGCGTCGGCGACGTGCAGCTATTCGGCTCGTCGTACGCGATGCGGATCTGGATCGATCCGCGCAAGCTCGCGGGCTTTGGTCTGTCGGCGAGCGAGGTGCTGCAGGCGATCCAGGAGCAGAACAGCCAGACCGCCGGCGGCGGCCTCGGCGATCAGCCGATCGCGCCGGGCTCCGAATTCACCGCGCAGATCGTCACGCAAAGCCGCTTCACGACGCCCGAGCAGTTCCGCGAAATCATCGTGCGCGCGAATCCGGATGGCTCGACCGTGCGGGTGGGCGACGTCGCGCGCGTCGAACTCGGCAACGACAGCTACGGCAACCTGCTCACCGTCAACGGCAAGGCGTCGGCCGGCATCGCGATCCAGCTCGCGAGCGGCGCGAACGCGCTCGCGGTCGCCAACGCGGTGCGCCAGCGCATGCGCGAATTGCAGACGATCTTCCCGCGCGGCGTCACGTGGACCGTGCCATTCGACACCACGCCGTTCATCACGACCTCGGTGCAGGGCGTGATCCGCACGATGGTCGAGGCGCTGCTGCTCGTGACGGTCGTGGTGTTCCTGTTCCTGCAGGACTGGCGCGCGACCGTGATCCCGACGATCGTCGTGCCGATCGCGCTGATCGGCACGTGCGCGGGGCTCTATCTGT encodes the following:
- a CDS encoding helix-turn-helix domain-containing protein, with protein sequence MHRPNDDLPTVARRLTAGKKLLDGIAAAEVAKQMGMAKTTVERYRKLLEQGGLDALRNMSVGGRHSALAVADLDWLAEALRASPRDYGFDSDGWSNARMRELISRQFGISYSRVYVWQLATRLGVSYRLGRNAH
- a CDS encoding efflux RND transporter periplasmic adaptor subunit, which produces MPCSAFRLRSRAVSLLITGLPFLLAACNDRSQTPTAASMPPPVPVLVETVSTTPVADVVELPGRIEAVRTAEIRARVDGIVERTLYQEGTDLPANAPLFQIDASDYRAQLQQAQAALTRATAVRDNAASVVERFKPLVGRHAVSAQEYDAALATMQQAQANVSDAQAAVALAQLRLDRCIIRTPIAGRAGRALVTEGALVSAGAATLLTQVNQLTPINAVFTQSNTVMLDVEQQIQAGARKPTSMKHVEVQLILANGQVYNERGFLDFADLVIDPSTGTQTVRARFANPDRTLLPGQFVRGRIIAAGTLQGIRIPERAVQLDNGVASVALVADDGTVVRRNIDLGEQGEGRWTVRGGLKPGERLIVDGWQKVQPGQHVDARPAPDASPAAQPAAQLAKPAAPASAAH
- a CDS encoding amino acid permease, encoding MADTGYMARKTIAEIVASADVEEGRHLSKTLGATSITAMGIGAIIGAGIFVLTGTAAAQFAGPAITLSFILGGIACAFVGLCYSELAAMLPVCGSSYTYTYATLGEIFAWIIGWDLILEYAMGAATVAVGWSGYIVSLLRNVGIDIPPTLAAAPGTVVKLADGSTVTGVINLPAVVIIAILTTLLVLGTKESARLNNVMVAVKLTVVVAFIAIGLFFIKPEHWHPFIPANTGQFGSFGMSGILRGSAVVFFAFIGFDAVSTAAQEARQPQRDMPIGILGSLIICTVLYILVAAVLTGLVPYTELNVPDPIAKGVDTIGLTWFAILIKIGALTGLTTVILVLLYGQSRIFFTMSQDGLLPHFFAKVHLRLHTPYLSQILIGTVVAIVSALTPIGVLGEMVSIGTLFAFVLVCGAVIYLRRSDSEAARPFRAPGVPVVPVLGILFCVLLMVGLPLVTWLRLVVWLVIGMTIYLSYGRNHSVLRHPERKHT